The Fibrobacter sp. UWT2 DNA segment TACGAGCCTCGACTACCTCAAGGTCATCACCTCCGGCCCTGACCTTGCCGTCATGGAAATCGAACTGGTGAACGCCATGAGCCGCGAACGCCGTCTCGAACGCGTGATGAACGTATTGAAGCAGTCTTTCGAATTCATCATCATCGACGCTCCTCCGAGCCTGAACCTTTTGACGCTGAACGTGCTGACCGCAGCTACCAGCGTGTTGATTCCGGTGCAGTGCGAATACTACGCCCTGCAGGGTATGACCGAACTTTTCAAGACTATCCGCGAAGTCCAGAAGAACCTGAACGCAAACCTCAAGATCGAAGGTGCGCTCCTCACCATGTACGATTCCCGCCTGAGCCTCTGCAAGCAGGTCGCCGAAGAAGTACGTGAAAACTTGAGCGACACCGTCTTCCAGGCAATGATTCCGAGAAACGTGAAACTCTCCGAAGCTCCGAGCCACGGCAAGCCCGCCATCCTTTACGATGTACAGAGCAGTGGTGCACAAGCGTACATGAAACTCGCCGAAGAAATCTTGAACAAGGGAAAGTAGTAAATGGGTAAAAAGTCTTTCGCATTGGGTCGCAGCCTCGCCGATATCCTCAAGGACCATTCCGCTCCGACAGCTTCCGACATTCAACAGTCCAATCCACAATCCGGCGATAATAACGCCGAAAATTCCGAAACTGTTGATAACTCCCAGAAAGTCGTCGAAATCAGCGTCGACCTCATCGACCCGAACCCGTTCCAGCCGCGTAAGGTTTTCAGCGACGACGAACTGGTCGAACTTGCAGATTCAATCGAACAGCACGGCTTGATCCAGCCGATCGCCGTCCGCAAGGTGGGCGACCGTTACCAGCTCATCAGCGGTGAACGCCGTACCCGCGCAAGCAAACTTGCCGGACTCCCGACCATCAAGGCCCAGGTTTACGAAAACCTCGACGACAAGGCCATGGCCGAATGGGCTCTCATCGAAAACATCCAGCGCGTCGACCTGAACCCGGTCGAAGTCGCCAAGTCTTATCAACAATTGATCGATAATCACGGCTACACTCACGAAGATTTGTCCAAGATTGTGAGTAAGTCGCGTTCCGCAATTACTAACGCACTTCGCCTGCTCAAGCTGCCGCCCCAGGTACTTTTGTGGATAGAAGAAGGAAAAATTTCCGGCGGTGCCGCCCGCGCCCTCTGCAGCGACAAGATCCAGAACGCCGAAGAAATTGCCAAGCGCATTATCGAAGAAGGACTGAACGTCCGCCAGATCGAAGCGATTGCCCGCGGCGAAGAACCGAAGGTTGCCCAACCGGAACAGCCCGCACCGGCAGACGAAGACCAGCCTGAAGTTCACAAGCCCGAAGTCGAAACCAAGCCGAAGCCGGAACTCAGCGCCGATATGAAGCAGTTCGAGATGCGTCTCGAAACCTTCTTCGGTACTAAGGTCCAGCTGAACCCGAGTGCTTCTACCGAAACCAAGGGTACTATCGTCATCAACTATTATTCCATGGACGACCTCAACCGAATCCAGGAACTCATGGAAAATCGCTAAACGAAAATGAAAGGCAAGTACTACAAAGTCCAGATTATCCCGGAAGACTCCAAGGAAATCAAGAGCTACC contains these protein-coding regions:
- a CDS encoding ParB/RepB/Spo0J family partition protein; this translates as MGKKSFALGRSLADILKDHSAPTASDIQQSNPQSGDNNAENSETVDNSQKVVEISVDLIDPNPFQPRKVFSDDELVELADSIEQHGLIQPIAVRKVGDRYQLISGERRTRASKLAGLPTIKAQVYENLDDKAMAEWALIENIQRVDLNPVEVAKSYQQLIDNHGYTHEDLSKIVSKSRSAITNALRLLKLPPQVLLWIEEGKISGGAARALCSDKIQNAEEIAKRIIEEGLNVRQIEAIARGEEPKVAQPEQPAPADEDQPEVHKPEVETKPKPELSADMKQFEMRLETFFGTKVQLNPSASTETKGTIVINYYSMDDLNRIQELMENR
- a CDS encoding ParA family protein, which produces MSKVIAVCNQKGGVGKTTTAVNLAASFAALEKKTLLIDMDPQGNASQGLGYNELQDVDIHEVLNMADNPDNITYDNIKDAILDTSLDYLKVITSGPDLAVMEIELVNAMSRERRLERVMNVLKQSFEFIIIDAPPSLNLLTLNVLTAATSVLIPVQCEYYALQGMTELFKTIREVQKNLNANLKIEGALLTMYDSRLSLCKQVAEEVRENLSDTVFQAMIPRNVKLSEAPSHGKPAILYDVQSSGAQAYMKLAEEILNKGK